One Vitis vinifera cultivar Pinot Noir 40024 chromosome 8, ASM3070453v1 genomic window carries:
- the LOC100263725 gene encoding probable auxin efflux carrier component 1b produces MISITDLYHVLTAVVPLYVAMILAYGSVKWWKIFSPDQCSGINRFVALFAVPLLSFHFISTNNPYAMNYRFIAADTLQKIIVLVVLAIWSRTSSRGCLEWSITLFSLSTLPNTLVMGIPLMKGMYGEASGTLMVQIVVLQCIIWYTLMLFLFEYRGARLLIVEQFPDTAGSIISFRVDSDIISLDGKEPLQTEAEVGEDGKLHVTVRKSTSSRSEIFSRRSHGPNSGVSLTPRPSNLTNAEIYSLQSSRNPTPRGSSFNHTDFYSMVNGKNMNNVSPRQSNFGNLTFDEENGIGGFPNPPRANGVYSQGGGYPAPPSAGIFSPVAGPGAKKKANGADGGKDLHMFVWSSSASPVSEGGIHVFRGGDYGNELGGVPHTKDYDEFGQDEFSFGNRASVNGGDREGPTMSKLGSSSTTELHPKTAPQSKPTSMPPASVMTRLILIMVWRKLIRNPNTYSSLIGLTWSLVSFKWEIEMPAIIAKSISILSDAGLGMAMFSLGLFMALQPKIIACGNSVATFAMAVRFLTGPAVMAAASIAVGLRGVLLHIAIVQAALPQGIVPFVFAKEYNVHPDILSTGVIFGMLIALPITLVYYILLGL; encoded by the exons atgatTAGTATTACGGACCTCTACCACGTCCTCACGGCTGTCGTTCCTCTCTATGTAGCCATGATATTGGCGTATGGGTCTGTTAAATGGTGGAAGATCTTCAGCCCTGATCAATGTTCCGGTATCAACCGGTTCGTGGCACTGTTTGCTGTCCCTCTGCTTTCGTTTCACTTCATCTCCACCAACAACCCATATGCCATGAACTATAGATTCATAGCTGCAGACACTCTTCAGAAAATCATAGTGTTGGTGGTTCTAGCTATCTGGTCCAGAACCAGCTCAAGAGGGTGTCTTGAATGGTCCATCACTCTGTTTTCGCTCTCAACTCTGCCCAACACTCTGGTTATGGGCATTCCTTTGATGAAGGGTATGTATGGAGAGGCTTCAGGAACCTTAATGGTGCAAATAGTCGTTCTTCAATGTATAATATGGTACACTTTGATGCTGTTCTTGTTTGAGTACAGAGGAGCCAGGCTCTTGATCGTAGAACAGTTTCCAGATACTGCTGGGTCTATTATTTCATTCAGAGTTGATTCTGACATCATCTctctggatgggaaagagcctctGCAGACCGAGGCTGAAGTCGGTGAAGATGGAAAACTTCATGTTACAGTGAGAAAGTCCACCAGTTCTCGCTCTGAAATATTTTCCAGGCGATCACACGGTCCTAATTCGGGAGTCTCCTTGACTCCCCGGCCTTCCAATTTAACGAATGCGGAGATTTACTCTCTTCAATCATCCAGGAATCCAACTCCCAGGGGTTCCAGTTTCAATCACACTGACTTCTATTCAATGGTGAATGGAAAGAATATGAACAATGTGAGCCCGAGGCAATCAAATTTCGGGAACTTGACTTTTGACGAGGAAAACGGAATTGGCGGATTCCCAAATCCTCCCAGAGCAAATGGTGTCTATTCACAGGGTGGTGGTTACCCTGCACCGCCGAGTGCCGGAATCTTCTCTCCGGTGGCGGGACCGGGAGCAAAGAAGAAGGCCAACGGGGCAGACGGAGGGAAGGATCTTCACATGTTTGTTTGGAGCTCCAGCGCATCACCAGTGTCGGAAGGAGGCATTCATGTTTTCAGAGGTGGAGACTATGGGAATGAGCTTGGTGGGGTACCTCACACTAAAG ATTATGATGAGTTCGGTCAAGATGAGTTCAGCTTCGGGAATAGAGCGTCTGTGAATGGGGGTGACCGAGAAGGGCCGACCATGTCCAAGCTCGGCTCCAGCTCCACCACAGAGCTTCACCCCAAAACTGCTCCCCAGTCCAAGCCAACATCCATGCCCCCGGCTAGTGTTATGACCAGACTCATCCTGATAATGGTGTGGAGAAAACTCATTAGGAATCCCAACACTTATTCTAGCCTCATTGGCCTCACCTGGTCCTTGGTCTCTTTCAA GTGGGAGATTGAAATGCCTGCTATCATAGCTAAGTCTATATCCATTTTATCTGATGCAGGTCTTGGAATGGCCATGTTTAGTCTTG GTTTGTTCATGGCATTACAGCCCAAAATTATTGCATGTGGGAACTCAGTTGCAACATTTGCCATGGCTGTTAGATTCCTTACTGGTCCTGCGGTTATGGCTGCTGCTTCCATTGCAGTTGGATTAAGAGGGGTTCTTCTACACATTGCCATTGTACAG GCAGCCCTACCACAGGGAATCGTCCCCTTTGTGTTTGCCAAGGAATACAATGTTCATCCTGATATATTGAGCACAGG GGTTATATTTGGGATGCTAATAGCTTTACCCATTACGCTGGTTTACTACATTCTGCTGGGGCTTTGA
- the LOC100241466 gene encoding transcription factor bHLH106, with protein MQPENTPEGSEFCRFLAGNVLSDVGWYGFPGNCDFPAIQSFCSSSFYPSEVSGIADVPQSRALTASINHKEAEKRRRERINSHLDKLRSLLPCSSKTDKASLLAKVIQRVKELKEQTSEITQLETLPSETDEINVILSGDYSDDGKSIFKASLCCEDRTELLPELIEILKSLRLKTLKAEMASLGGRIRNILVVSGDGDHSDESVHSLRDALKTLVDHSSSSGRSKRRRFGVDCRKVSD; from the exons ATGCAGCCAGAAAACACGCCAGAGGGTTCAGAGTTCTGCCGGTTTTTGGCCGGTAACGTCCTAAGCGACGTCGGATGGTACGGGTTTCCTGGGAATTGTGACTTTCCGGCTATTCAAAGCTTTTGTAGCTCTTCGTTTTACCCTTCGGAGGTGTCGGGAATTGCGGATGTACCACAGTCCCGAGCTCTGACGGCTTCCATAAATCACAAGGAAGCTGAGAAACGAAGAAGAGAGAGAATTAACTCCCATCTCGATAAGCTTCGGAGTCTTCTTCCTTGCAGTTCCAAG ACCGACAAAGCTTCGCTACTGGCAAAGGTGATTCAACGGGTAAAAGAGCTGAAAGAGCAGACCTCAGAAATCACACAACTCGAAACCCTCCCCTCCGAGACAGACGAAATCAACGTAATCCTCTCCGGAGATTACTCCGACGATGGAAAATCCAtattcaaagcctctttgtgctGCGAAGACCGCACCGAGCTCTTACCGGAGTTGATCGAGATTCTGAAGTCACTCCGCCTGAAGACTCTCAAAGCAGAAATGGCGTCGCTTGGGGGACGAATCCGGAACATTCTCGTCGTCTCCGGCGACGGAGATCACAGCGACGAGTCTGTCCACTCTTTGCGCGATGCACTGAAAACCTTGGTAGACCATTCCAGTTCCAGCGGTCGGTCTAAACGGCGACGTTTCGGTGTAGATTGCAGAAAAGTttctgattga